AGTATCAGAAACGCAAGATGGATTATACGTtaagaaacaagaaaaaatcGCAAGTAGGTTCTGTCTCGACTACTTTAGAGAATGCTACTTTGACTGCGGTTCCTAGTAACCCTACTACGTTTGATGAGACGAACGATAACAGCTATGTTTCCATTCAAGTGAGGCCTGATGAGCGAACCCCACTTTTGCAACAACAGGTGCAGGCCAAAAAACAGCAACATGTTCTACAAGATGAGCTAGACTTCCATACATTAATACAGGAGGTAAGAAACCAGGAGATCACCAGAATCCATTCACAGGTGCAAGACGTCAACGCAATATTTAAGCAACTTGGCACATTGGTTCAAGATCAAGGGCAAAATGTGAACACTATagatcaaaatattaatggCTTGGCTTCAAACCTGCAGAATGCCAATCAACAGCTACGCAAAGCAGATAAATACCAACGCCAGCGCAACAAGTGTGGTACGCTTACGTTATGCATAATTGCAGTAGTAACTTTTGTGGTGATATTGGCTATTATTAGTTGACAACACACATAATGTGTGGTGTTTCGAAACGAtaagaaaaacaaaaagggCACTCCTAACATGCATACgacatcatcatcatcatcatcatatattattactcTACCCTAAAAACAACTAGATCATgtactaataataatatacaatataaatatatatatatatatatatatatataaagtaAATAAAACACTCAAAAAGCTgaaaaataacaaaatcaCTTGTCTTCGCGTATTTCATGGACTGATTCACGTTTTACGCGCTTCACTCTCTTGATGCCTTCAACTTCACCCTTGTCCATTACtatattttttaacaatCTATTTTCCATCTCTAGAGTTTGAATTCTCTGTTTCAAGGTGGTTGCTAGTTCGCTTAACTCTCGAACCGATGTTTCTAActccttttctttttgctTACGTTTTAAATGTGATCTACTGCTTGCCGGAGTCCCACTACCAGTCTTGCGTTTTATTGAACTACCGTTGTTCACCGAGCCGTTGTGTTTATCATTTCGATCAAGGCGTGTTGGATTTGACAAGCTACCACTTCCATCGTCATGATATACATGGGCATACGAATTTTTGTTGCTCTTAGAATTTGTAGACAGGGAAGTTGGTACACTAGATATACTAGTATCTCCGGTGTTAAACAATGGGGTCAGATCACGAGAGTCGCTACTATCACCACTATCCTTTCTCTCTTTCCTATCAGATTTACGGCCCtctaaaagaaaaaaatcGGAATCTAAATCGTTCACCGCCGATTTTTCGTGTTGAATTAGACGATTATCCCGTCTAGATGATGACTGATTATAAGGTTGATTGTCAGTCGAAGATTGAGACGTTTGTTCGTCTGTTACACCATGGGTTaaaaaatccaagaaaAGAGCGACTGGATTATCAGCCAACGAGGATTTAAACGGATACTGGTTAGAAGTGGAATTTCCCGGCCCAGCATTTCTAttgctattattattatcatcatcatcattccCTCTTCGCAGGGATTCCAGTGGACCAGATTCAGAGTAACTCGCAGGATCTCTCATTGTGTAATTTCTTGCTAAATCCACTTCTGGGGATTCAACAGCATACCTTGCAGCAGCCGCAGTGGCTGCAGAAAGCGCATTGTTATGGGAATTCATTCCATGCGTTTGGTGGTAAGCTATGATTGCCGATATCGCGTCAATTTGATCATGTGAAAACCCCACCCCCAGTAAAGATTGATATGCTCCTTGAGGTACTTCAATCTTCGGTAACAACGCCACAAGTGTAGAAGTAGGGACTGAGGGATAATCTGGAAGCTGTATATTTGGAAATCGCCGGGTATAATCGTCGTTACGAGTAGTAGAACTATTATATGCAGAATTTGACAGAAAATATGCATTGTTATGAGAATTTGCTGGGTCAAAGCCGTTAGGGAAAGATGAACTTCGGAACTCCCGAGCCCGCTCCGGTCCCTGTTGTTCATTTCTGATCAAGTTAGTGACAGGCTGCTGCGGCTGCTGTGCAATATCAAAGTTTGTAAACCCACCATGATCATCCCCAGGAGTAACCTGTTCATCGCTATTCTGCCGCTTTGACAACCGCTGCCGAGTATAATCATACTGAGATGCCAACAGATTATTACGACGCTCGGAATAAAACTGCGCCTTTCTCATCGAAGACATCTCCCCATTATCTTCCAGCCCCAGCTTACGATACTCGCCTGCCCGCGCCCCTTCTTTACTGCCGCCTTCGtcatcagcatcatcgtcatcttcTTGGTCAGCATCACGGTCATCCTTCCCATCCCTATCCCGCTTATCCTCATCTGGAAATATAAAACTCTCATCCGCAAACGCACTCAACTCTGCCGCCAAACGCTCATCAAGGGACAAACCAAGATTCACCTCATTCTGCACCCCATTACCATCTAACAACACATCCAAATTAGAAAAGTCGTTATCCAGATCTGTCATAAAATTATCAACATACGCCAACTGCTCCAACAGTATGGCAGGCGTCATAGTAGAACCTCCGTGAACATCTGGACTATTCCCTGGCCTTCCATGGGCCCCATCTCCACATCCACTCCCATCCCCAaacaaattattcaaatgATGCTGCGCAGAATTATAACTCATGGCCTTCTTCTCTCCCCTAAATAACCAATATGGGTCTCTACCAATTCCAATTTTCCtctattatatataatatgcCTCTGCCTTTGCCCTTCCACCTATAATGAACACAAACATAAAACCACTTATCTCgatccaaaaaccaaaacaacTTATAAATCCCAAAACCCTACAATCCTGTCtcttctttaaaattatcTATTACTATGGTTTCTCTACCTGCCCTGCTGCCAACAGATCCCAGTTACGACTATACGTTGATTAATCCCACTGCTTTGAATCTATCCTTTCTCGTCctatcttttctttttcccttttctgcttctgtGCTTCTCTTCTCCTGCTCTAATATGCTTCTTCGATCGATATTATTACAATTCTAATCCTGATTTTTCTCTTACGAAAATTCGTCATATTTTTCGCCTGGCTCCTTTtgctttttcaaatctggTTTAGCTAGTCACGTGCGATCACGCAACGAAGTACAGCCACCGTCCACAGCCACTTGCTCACGTGACTTCAATCAGCCTCTCTTACCCGGACCGGTCTCTGTCACAAGACAGACGCGCGTCAGCCGGGCCGACGAAACAGGCGCGTGCACACCCTGCCCAGCATGCATAGCTTACACAGTATATACAAAACAATCCGCTACAAATTGGTTGAGCTTACGTGGCGGCAATAAAGGGCCCTTTTCTCTAGTCTCGAGGCTAATTTAGGAGAAGAGAATATGGTGTTGTTGGAcgaaagaaaagaagagcACCCAGTAAAAAAAGTACCTTGCAAGAGACAAAATTATCGGCTATATTCCTCATTACTGGGATGAATACGACTGTTAACGAAAACAGTAGCCTTTCATTTCGTCATACTACATATCTTAGTTTCAAACACTTTATATGTTTTAGGCCATAACTGATTAATTACcagaaagagagagaagGAATGGCATGGCATCACTGTCCGAAGACTATTGAGCCGCGATGGGCCGGACCGCGGTAACAACGCCAGATTCGGCTGGAAGTAAAAAAGACTACAGAGACATGGAGAACATTCCACATCCACCAGAGAACTGTGCGCGAGCACCATGTTCGAGGATGGTCTATCTATCCGCTAATAAATGTGTTtgtgtatgtgtgtattTCTCCATCGTCTCGTTTTCCTTATCGTTAGATTGCTATTGTTATAACGGATTATGTAATCAGTTTTATTAGCTTAGATATACCATTTGGGATGTGCATGATAGATTGGTTGCACACGCATACAGAAAAAATTAAGAGAAAGTCGAAAATCATAATACAGGGTGATCCCCTCATGACTGATCATCATTGAAAGGAGTTTTTCCCAAAAATTTCCATTTCCCATCGTTTTCCGCAGGGGTCTTGCTCCAAGCAAAACAGGCGGCGTTGCTGGTAATCTACAACTAATGTATCTAGCATACGCATGTCAGTGGTTCTGGTGGTGGTTATAGGGGGAAGAATGGGTTTTGTCGAgcaaatttaaaaaaagaaatgggCATACAATGCAGAGGCAGAGAAAGAGAGAATATAGGACAAGACAGAAAGAAACACAGAGATTGAAATGCGGTAGCAGAGGCTCCGCCACATTTTAATGAAGGAATGACATGTGCGGCAgttttttctgtttctgaTAGTAAGTAGGACAAGACAGATTATTATCTACTTCTGTTTTGGTAAAACAAGTTAGATTTTCGTATTTAAAGTATTGTTATGATGTATAAtatcgtttcttttttctaGTCTCTTGA
This Eremothecium cymbalariae DBVPG#7215 chromosome 5, complete sequence DNA region includes the following protein-coding sequences:
- the VAM3 gene encoding SNAP receptor VAM3 (similar to Ashbya gossypii AFL232W): MSFLDLESDPRDSEARSLPSPTPVQDKEIVMLLTAFSKNIQNLQKNVNLLGTSRDQQALRTLIETKEIPLCEELRDTLQSNSKLLSKDKYVSDLQWLSLDLLQLKREYQKRKMDYTLRNKKKSQVGSVSTTLENATLTAVPSNPTTFDETNDNSYVSIQVRPDERTPLLQQQVQAKKQQHVLQDELDFHTLIQEVRNQEITRIHSQVQDVNAIFKQLGTLVQDQGQNVNTIDQNINGLASNLQNANQQLRKADKYQRQRNKCGTLTLCIIAVVTFVVILAIIS
- the MET4 gene encoding Met4p (similar to Ashbya gossypii AFL231C), yielding MSYNSAQHHLNNLFGDGSGCGDGAHGRPGNSPDVHGGSTMTPAILLEQLAYVDNFMTDLDNDFSNLDVLLDGNGVQNEVNLGLSLDERLAAELSAFADESFIFPDEDKRDRDGKDDRDADQEDDDDADDEGGSKEGARAGEYRKLGLEDNGEMSSMRKAQFYSERRNNLLASQYDYTRQRLSKRQNSDEQVTPGDDHGGFTNFDIAQQPQQPVTNLIRNEQQGPERAREFRSSSFPNGFDPANSHNNAYFLSNSAYNSSTTRNDDYTRRFPNIQLPDYPSVPTSTLVALLPKIEVPQGAYQSLLGVGFSHDQIDAISAIIAYHQTHGMNSHNNALSAATAAAARYAVESPEVDLARNYTMRDPASYSESGPLESLRRGNDDDDNNNSNRNAGPGNSTSNQYPFKSSLADNPVALFLDFLTHGVTDEQTSQSSTDNQPYNQSSSRRDNRLIQHEKSAVNDLDSDFFLLEGRKSDRKERKDSGDSSDSRDLTPLFNTGDTSISSVPTSLSTNSKSNKNSYAHVYHDDGSGSLSNPTRLDRNDKHNGSVNNGSSIKRKTGSGTPASSRSHLKRKQKEKELETSVRELSELATTLKQRIQTLEMENRLLKNIVMDKGEVEGIKRVKRVKRESVHEIREDK